In Nocardia yunnanensis, one DNA window encodes the following:
- a CDS encoding class I adenylate-forming enzyme family protein produces the protein MVETSSATPVAGRRVETCHPEETARGYLERGWWQPETIPEVFAQRVAAAPDAAAISDPANLAELTGARPRTLSWRELDDQVIDIAAVLWRTGIRQGSTVAVQVPNSIALTATYLALWRLGAVATPMPVSYRRHEVSGIVAATAAEALITVGVLGDRELAGEALAVGEGTLPVFAFGPRVPDGVESIGYPVDIAVRESVQEYISGLSVTVNDRVTVCWTSGTEAAPKGVPRCHGDWLAVAGGVQDGLGFTPESVVLNPFPMVNMAGFAGSFLPWLLGGGHLVQHQPLDLPVFFRQIADHRVTHTTMPPALLTMLLRNDELRAKADLSSLRTVGSGGAPLPPPVVARWQEALGIQVVNFFGSNEGVSLLGAPADIPDPAVRAQHLPHYGAAGVRWTTRLAERTAVKLVDVVSGETVTEIGGRGELRMRGPAVFGGYLPGTATADPFDDEGYLCSGDVFELCGDGGRYLRFVDRVKEIIIRGGMNIAPAEIEGLLSDHPAVAEVAVVGYPDAVLGEKCCAVVVPAAGAAVTLEDLVAHLKAREVASFKLPERLELTDTLPRNPVGKLLRREIRARL, from the coding sequence ATGGTCGAAACATCCTCCGCCACACCGGTCGCGGGCCGGCGCGTCGAAACCTGTCACCCCGAGGAGACCGCGCGCGGATACCTGGAACGCGGCTGGTGGCAGCCGGAGACGATCCCCGAGGTGTTCGCGCAGCGGGTCGCGGCGGCTCCCGATGCGGCGGCGATCAGCGATCCGGCGAATCTCGCCGAGCTGACCGGGGCGCGACCGCGCACGCTGAGCTGGCGCGAGCTCGACGATCAGGTCATCGATATCGCGGCGGTGCTGTGGCGCACAGGGATTCGGCAGGGCTCGACCGTGGCGGTGCAGGTGCCGAACTCCATCGCGTTGACCGCGACGTATCTGGCGTTGTGGCGGTTGGGTGCGGTGGCGACGCCCATGCCGGTGTCGTATCGGCGGCACGAGGTGTCGGGCATCGTGGCGGCCACCGCGGCGGAGGCTCTGATTACCGTTGGGGTGCTGGGTGATCGGGAACTCGCAGGCGAGGCGCTGGCGGTCGGGGAGGGCACGCTGCCGGTCTTCGCGTTCGGTCCCAGGGTTCCCGACGGTGTGGAGTCCATCGGGTATCCGGTCGACATCGCGGTGCGAGAAAGCGTGCAGGAGTACATCTCCGGGCTCTCGGTCACCGTCAACGATCGCGTCACCGTCTGCTGGACCAGCGGCACCGAGGCCGCGCCCAAGGGTGTGCCACGCTGTCACGGCGACTGGCTGGCCGTGGCGGGCGGGGTGCAGGACGGGCTCGGCTTCACACCGGAATCCGTGGTGCTCAATCCGTTTCCCATGGTCAATATGGCCGGGTTCGCGGGCTCGTTCCTGCCGTGGCTGCTCGGCGGCGGGCATCTCGTACAGCATCAGCCGCTGGATCTGCCGGTGTTCTTCCGTCAGATCGCCGACCATCGGGTGACGCACACGACCATGCCGCCCGCCCTGCTCACCATGCTGCTGCGGAACGACGAGCTGCGGGCGAAGGCCGATCTGTCGTCGCTGCGCACGGTCGGCTCGGGTGGGGCGCCGCTGCCGCCGCCGGTGGTGGCGCGCTGGCAGGAGGCGCTGGGGATCCAGGTCGTCAACTTCTTCGGGTCCAACGAGGGCGTGAGCCTGCTCGGCGCGCCCGCCGACATCCCGGATCCGGCCGTACGCGCCCAGCATCTGCCGCATTACGGCGCGGCCGGGGTCCGGTGGACGACGCGGCTGGCGGAGCGGACCGCGGTGAAACTGGTCGATGTCGTGAGCGGGGAGACGGTCACCGAGATCGGCGGGCGCGGGGAGCTGCGGATGCGGGGGCCCGCCGTGTTCGGGGGCTACCTGCCGGGCACCGCCACTGCCGATCCGTTCGACGACGAGGGATACCTGTGCAGCGGTGACGTGTTCGAGCTGTGCGGGGACGGCGGGCGGTATCTGCGGTTCGTGGACCGGGTGAAGGAGATCATCATTCGCGGCGGGATGAATATCGCGCCCGCGGAGATCGAAGGACTGCTGTCGGATCATCCCGCCGTCGCGGAGGTGGCGGTGGTCGGGTATCCGGACGCTGTTCTCGGCGAAAAGTGCTGTGCCGTCGTCGTTCCCGCAGCCGGGGCGGCGGTGACGCTGGAGGATCTCGTCGCGCATCTGAAGGCGCGCGAGGTCGCGTCGTTCAAGCTGCCCGAGCGGTTGGAGCTCACCGACACGCTGCCGCGCAATCCGGTCGGCAAGCTGCTGCGCCGTGAGATTCGCGCTCGACTCTGA
- a CDS encoding acetyl-CoA C-acyltransferase: MSDAYIYDAVRLPRGRVRRGGGTLAEVPPYELFGQLLTALEERGCPPEAVDDVLVGVSTAVGEQGGDVGRAALLWAGWPDSVPGAVVSRLCCSGLDAVEGAAARVAAGFADLVIAGGVESMSRVPMLSDRPAIAEDADLGERTGFVTIGVSADLTAAAAGITRAELDAYAVRSHRKASAATASESVIPVRKGGSVVLAADEGARPDACVSAFASLPTLFASDPSWERVARRLPGTPRPVGGLHTLATAPQLADGASALLVGNRWAEDILDRRPIAQIVGTAQTAVRSPLLTAPMSAARVALNRAGISAARLDVVEVNESFAVTPMLLARGLGVDAARVNPAGGALAVGHPLGATGGILVTQALDELQRRDGEYALVTIPAALGLGSALVLRRVT; encoded by the coding sequence GTGAGTGACGCCTACATCTACGACGCGGTCCGGTTGCCGCGGGGCCGCGTCCGCCGGGGCGGGGGGACATTGGCGGAGGTCCCGCCGTACGAACTGTTCGGGCAGTTGCTGACGGCGCTCGAGGAGCGCGGATGCCCGCCGGAGGCCGTGGACGACGTGCTGGTCGGGGTGAGCACCGCGGTGGGGGAGCAGGGCGGCGATGTGGGCCGTGCCGCGCTGCTGTGGGCGGGATGGCCGGATTCGGTTCCGGGCGCGGTGGTTTCGCGGCTGTGCTGTTCGGGACTGGACGCGGTGGAGGGGGCGGCCGCCCGGGTCGCGGCGGGATTCGCGGATCTGGTGATCGCCGGTGGTGTGGAATCCATGTCGCGGGTGCCGATGCTGTCGGATCGGCCCGCCATCGCCGAGGACGCGGATCTGGGGGAGCGGACCGGGTTCGTGACCATCGGGGTATCGGCCGATCTGACCGCCGCCGCGGCCGGCATCACCCGCGCGGAGCTGGATGCCTACGCGGTGCGCTCGCACCGGAAGGCCAGTGCCGCAACGGCTTCGGAGTCGGTGATACCGGTGCGCAAGGGCGGGTCGGTGGTGCTGGCCGCCGACGAGGGCGCGCGACCCGACGCCTGCGTGTCCGCTTTCGCGTCGCTGCCGACGCTGTTCGCGTCCGACCCCTCCTGGGAACGGGTGGCGCGCCGGCTTCCCGGCACGCCGCGACCGGTCGGCGGCCTCCACACCCTCGCGACCGCACCGCAACTCGCGGACGGGGCATCGGCGCTGCTGGTCGGCAATCGCTGGGCGGAGGACATTCTCGATCGGCGGCCGATCGCCCAGATCGTGGGCACCGCGCAGACGGCGGTGCGCTCACCGCTGCTGACCGCGCCGATGAGCGCGGCGCGGGTGGCCCTGAACCGGGCCGGGATCTCGGCCGCCCGGCTGGACGTGGTCGAGGTGAACGAATCGTTCGCGGTGACGCCGATGCTGCTGGCGCGCGGGCTCGGAGTCGATGCGGCGCGGGTGAATCCCGCCGGTGGCGCGCTGGCCGTCGGGCATCCGCTCGGGGCGACCGGCGGCATTCTCGTCACCCAGGCGCTCGACGAACTGCAGCGGCGTGACGGCGAATACGCGCTCGTCACGATTCCCGCGGCGCTCGGATTGGGATCGGCGCTCGTGCTTCGCCGCGTCACCTGA
- a CDS encoding LLM class flavin-dependent oxidoreductase: MTVPHLSVSLPYWQNRAPLDALQVAAAAEELGYHRLWIGEMATFDAFALATAIGQGAGRIPLCLGPLPIGVRSPATIALGAASVAALTGRPVDVALGTSSTIVVRDWHGRRRHRTARHLDEATRIVRALLAGEKVEYDGLIERIRGFRLRLPALRASLSATVLGSGGSGEFGLASVGSAHGRAATNGHGPAADRPATEADRSAGSALEPTRASAGGEIVVAAFGNRALEVAARVADRAVLNLVTPAQAARCVTAVREFAATSGRPAPPVSVWVTAAFEPDAEMLATVRQAVVAYLRAPGYDTMFTEAGFGDVVQLAHRGAHPRELLAAIPDELPATVGMFGDAAALTARLRQYRDAGVDEVVIVPVTTAADPAGHATLAALAGIHGEARGSTDDH, from the coding sequence GTGACTGTTCCACATCTCAGCGTCAGTCTTCCCTATTGGCAGAACCGAGCTCCCCTCGACGCCCTCCAGGTGGCCGCGGCCGCCGAGGAACTCGGCTATCACCGGCTGTGGATCGGGGAAATGGCCACCTTCGACGCGTTCGCCCTGGCCACCGCCATCGGGCAGGGCGCGGGGCGTATCCCGTTGTGCCTGGGGCCCTTGCCGATCGGGGTCCGCAGTCCGGCGACCATCGCGCTGGGGGCGGCCTCCGTCGCCGCGCTCACCGGGCGTCCGGTCGATGTGGCGCTGGGGACCTCCAGCACCATTGTCGTCCGGGACTGGCACGGCCGGCGGCGGCATCGCACCGCACGGCATCTGGACGAGGCCACGCGCATCGTCCGCGCGCTGCTGGCCGGTGAGAAGGTCGAGTACGACGGCCTGATCGAGCGGATCCGCGGGTTCCGACTACGACTACCCGCGCTGCGGGCGAGCTTGTCGGCCACCGTGCTCGGCAGCGGCGGATCCGGCGAATTCGGTCTGGCCAGTGTCGGATCGGCGCACGGGCGGGCGGCCACCAATGGCCATGGCCCGGCGGCGGATCGGCCGGCGACGGAGGCGGATCGGTCGGCCGGCTCGGCGCTGGAGCCCACGCGGGCGAGCGCCGGCGGCGAAATCGTGGTGGCGGCCTTCGGGAATCGCGCGCTCGAGGTCGCCGCGCGGGTCGCGGATCGAGCCGTGCTCAACCTGGTCACGCCGGCCCAGGCGGCTCGCTGTGTCACGGCGGTAAGGGAATTCGCCGCCACGTCGGGCCGCCCGGCGCCGCCGGTCTCGGTGTGGGTGACCGCGGCGTTCGAGCCCGATGCCGAGATGCTCGCCACCGTCCGGCAGGCCGTCGTCGCCTACCTGCGCGCCCCCGGGTACGACACCATGTTCACCGAGGCGGGCTTCGGCGACGTCGTCCAGCTCGCCCACCGCGGTGCGCACCCGCGCGAGCTGCTCGCGGCGATCCCCGACGAATTGCCCGCGACCGTCGGCATGTTCGGCGATGCGGCGGCGTTGACCGCGCGCCTGCGGCAGTACCGTGACGCGGGCGTCGACGAGGTGGTGATCGTGCCGGTGACCACCGCCGCCGATCCGGCGGGGCATGCCACCCTCGCGGCGCTGGCCGGAATCCACGGCGAGGCGCGGGGATCGACCGATGACCACTGA
- a CDS encoding carotenoid oxygenase family protein, which produces MPLNEELIAPAAEALTNPYLEGPYAPTAQETTATNPTVLHGEIPADLDGVYVRNGPNPQFAPLGRYHWFDGDGMLHAVHFESGRATYRNRFIRTVEFEAEHAAGTALWRGVIEPWDSNPAGDRRERNSANTDLVYHHGNLLALWYRAGKPYALDPVSLETRGVDTFHGTLRGEVSAHAKVDERTEELLFFDYGIHSPYLRYGVADPDGTVKHFTGLELPGPRLPHDMAITENHSILMDLPLYNDPRAAAAGRFKIFFDRTLPSRFAVLPRYGDGAQAKWFEAEPGYIYHTVNSWEEGEEIVLVVCRVSEPSPVSDRAHPLAQLLAYLRPEAKLYRYRFNLRTGATAEEAMDDVNTEFPAVDQGSTGHGGRYSYQMRLSVDRTMIFDAILKYDIRTGAKETVPFGDGIFGSELTVVPRAGGASEDDAWLTMFAHNNHTGLGEVWVYDAADLTAGPVCRLGLPVRVPLGFHATWVSGERMRAAARPVQ; this is translated from the coding sequence GTGCCGCTCAACGAAGAACTCATAGCGCCCGCCGCCGAGGCGCTCACCAACCCCTACCTGGAAGGTCCCTACGCCCCCACCGCGCAGGAGACCACCGCCACGAATCCGACCGTCCTGCACGGCGAAATCCCCGCCGACCTGGACGGCGTGTACGTGCGCAACGGCCCCAATCCGCAGTTCGCGCCGCTGGGCCGCTACCACTGGTTCGACGGCGACGGCATGCTGCACGCGGTGCATTTCGAGTCCGGCCGTGCCACGTATCGCAACCGCTTCATCCGCACCGTCGAATTCGAGGCCGAGCACGCGGCGGGAACTGCCCTGTGGCGCGGCGTGATCGAGCCGTGGGACAGCAACCCGGCGGGCGATCGGCGCGAACGCAATTCCGCCAATACCGATCTCGTCTACCACCACGGCAACCTGCTGGCCCTGTGGTACCGCGCGGGCAAACCCTATGCGCTCGACCCGGTCAGCCTCGAGACCCGCGGCGTCGACACCTTCCACGGCACCCTGCGCGGCGAGGTGTCCGCGCACGCCAAGGTGGACGAGCGCACCGAGGAGCTGCTGTTCTTCGACTACGGCATCCACTCGCCGTACCTGCGCTACGGCGTCGCCGATCCCGACGGCACGGTCAAGCATTTCACCGGGCTCGAACTGCCGGGCCCGCGGTTGCCGCACGATATGGCCATCACCGAGAACCATTCGATCCTCATGGATCTGCCGCTCTACAACGATCCGCGGGCGGCCGCGGCGGGCCGGTTCAAGATCTTCTTCGATCGCACGCTGCCCAGCCGGTTCGCGGTGCTGCCGCGCTATGGCGATGGGGCGCAGGCGAAATGGTTCGAGGCCGAACCCGGCTACATCTACCACACCGTCAACTCCTGGGAGGAGGGTGAGGAGATCGTGCTGGTGGTGTGCCGGGTCTCCGAGCCCAGCCCGGTGTCGGATCGCGCGCACCCGCTCGCTCAGTTGCTGGCGTATCTGCGGCCGGAGGCGAAGCTGTACCGGTATCGGTTCAATCTGCGCACCGGGGCCACCGCCGAGGAGGCCATGGACGACGTGAACACCGAATTCCCGGCCGTCGACCAGGGTTCGACGGGCCATGGCGGCCGGTATTCCTATCAGATGCGGCTGTCGGTGGACCGCACCATGATCTTCGACGCCATCCTCAAGTACGACATCCGCACCGGCGCAAAGGAAACCGTGCCCTTCGGCGACGGCATCTTCGGCAGCGAGCTGACCGTGGTGCCGCGCGCCGGCGGCGCCTCCGAAGATGACGCCTGGCTGACCATGTTCGCGCACAACAACCACACCGGCCTGGGCGAGGTATGGGTCTACGACGCCGCCGATCTCACCGCCGGCCCGGTCTGCCGACTGGGTCTGCCCGTGCGGGTGCCGCTCGGCTTCCACGCCACCTGGGTCAGCGGCGAGCGCATGCGGGCGGCCGCCCGTCCCGTTCAGTGA
- a CDS encoding winged helix-turn-helix transcriptional regulator produces MTNSVAATFDLLGDRLTLTILRHAFVDHARRFTQWADRTAAPPAVLTARLAALVDAGVLERVPVPDGGRAGATEYRLTELGSATWEILVCVWSWQREWTGEWALLPEFTHTACGHRGPPTVMCRGCGRDVTAHDTAVEMDRDALWQLTSGRRRSTAGPARGDARFDEIMEAIGDRWSAAVTGLALAGVRRFSDFRAALHMSPTTLTERLARLVEAGILHRPEAREYRLTPRGRALFGVFAFLLAWSARAHPETPEPGLLIRHKECGAVLVPALRCRGCGAVLGRRDVRFEPAPTHAALDSPR; encoded by the coding sequence GTGACGAATTCGGTGGCCGCGACCTTCGATCTGCTCGGTGATCGGCTGACGCTGACGATCCTGCGGCACGCCTTCGTCGATCACGCGCGCCGGTTCACCCAGTGGGCCGACCGCACCGCCGCGCCGCCCGCCGTGCTCACCGCCCGGCTGGCGGCGCTCGTCGATGCCGGGGTGCTCGAGCGCGTCCCGGTCCCGGACGGCGGCCGGGCGGGCGCGACCGAATACCGGCTCACCGAACTGGGGTCGGCGACCTGGGAGATCCTGGTGTGCGTCTGGTCCTGGCAGCGCGAGTGGACCGGCGAATGGGCGTTGCTGCCGGAATTCACGCATACCGCGTGCGGGCATCGCGGGCCGCCGACGGTGATGTGCCGCGGCTGCGGACGCGATGTCACCGCCCACGACACCGCCGTCGAGATGGATCGGGATGCGTTGTGGCAGCTGACTTCCGGGCGCCGGCGCTCGACGGCTGGTCCCGCCCGCGGTGACGCGCGATTCGACGAGATCATGGAGGCGATCGGCGACCGGTGGAGCGCGGCCGTCACCGGGCTGGCGCTGGCGGGGGTGCGGCGATTCTCGGATTTCCGTGCGGCACTGCACATGTCGCCGACCACGCTGACCGAGCGGCTGGCGCGGCTGGTCGAGGCGGGCATCCTGCACCGGCCCGAGGCGCGCGAATACCGGCTGACGCCGCGGGGCCGGGCGCTGTTCGGGGTCTTCGCCTTCCTGCTGGCGTGGTCGGCGCGCGCGCATCCGGAGACCCCGGAACCCGGATTGCTCATCCGGCACAAGGAATGTGGTGCGGTGCTGGTGCCCGCGCTGCGCTGCCGGGGGTGCGGCGCGGTGCTGGGCCGCCGGGACGTGCGGTTCGAGCCCGCGCCCACACATGCCGCTCTTGACAGTCCTCGGTGA
- a CDS encoding MFS transporter: MSSTPTAVAPAAEFPPPTLVTGLWRRKLPHYPETPARSWYLFLVVVVSVALYYQLFVSGAVGNQLIAYFHLTFAYFVGIFIVGAAFGAVASVVTGALDRWGRANIVAYGTVVTSLLTLFAQPQCTTKEAYLAVYCLISIVEGAVLVATPALVRDFSPQLDRASAMGFWTLGPVLGALVTTEISTHTLDAHPDWQYHYRLSGIICLVISLVGLVGLRELSPRLRDQIMVSLRDKALVEARARGLDVGALERNQWKQMMHLDIVGSALAISIFLAFFYTIVSFLPVYMATNFGFTAAQANSLGNWYWIASAISLVLTGIVSDALKVRKPFMVFGAIISIIGGYVFLGYTDKPGTDYYTFAVVMSFTAIGSGIAYSTWMASFTETVEKRNPAATAVGLAVWGGVLRTVVTFVLLGLLFVVTAAGTLVNYGPRLQTINAKYHDEIATIQTVGADTLTALGKNPNDEAAQVAALVKLTGDAPADVKTTVELNAKYPDELATLQAIDTTVLVKLLTNPNDPATAATAVGQVAKKFNIPPDQAAARITAASKVPVDQLAVASQTGPGLTAASAKLKAVSAIPADDLAYLSAHGKDVQRAQADSPKQWKRWWWICLIAQICFIPFVFIMAGHWSPRKAAEEAAEHDAAVQRELETMSVQPMVASRE; this comes from the coding sequence ATGAGTAGCACTCCGACCGCGGTGGCACCGGCCGCGGAATTTCCCCCGCCCACCCTCGTCACCGGGTTGTGGCGGCGCAAACTGCCGCACTATCCGGAGACGCCGGCCCGGTCCTGGTATCTGTTTCTGGTCGTCGTGGTCTCGGTCGCGCTGTACTACCAGCTGTTCGTCTCGGGCGCGGTGGGCAATCAGCTGATCGCCTATTTTCATCTGACCTTCGCCTACTTCGTCGGGATCTTCATCGTCGGGGCGGCGTTCGGCGCAGTGGCCTCGGTGGTGACGGGGGCGCTGGATCGATGGGGGCGGGCCAATATCGTCGCCTACGGCACGGTGGTCACCTCGTTGCTCACTCTCTTCGCGCAACCGCAGTGCACGACGAAGGAGGCCTACCTCGCCGTCTACTGCCTGATCAGCATTGTCGAGGGCGCGGTGCTGGTGGCGACGCCGGCGCTGGTGCGCGATTTCTCGCCGCAGCTGGATCGCGCCTCGGCCATGGGGTTCTGGACGCTCGGCCCGGTGCTGGGCGCGCTGGTGACCACCGAGATCTCCACCCACACCCTCGACGCGCATCCGGACTGGCAGTACCACTATCGGCTCTCGGGCATCATCTGCCTGGTGATCTCGCTGGTCGGCCTGGTCGGGCTGCGCGAGCTGAGCCCGCGGCTGCGCGACCAGATCATGGTGTCGCTGCGGGACAAGGCGCTGGTGGAGGCGCGGGCGCGCGGGCTGGATGTCGGTGCGCTGGAACGCAATCAGTGGAAGCAGATGATGCACCTCGACATCGTCGGGTCGGCGCTGGCCATCTCGATCTTCCTGGCGTTCTTCTACACCATCGTCTCGTTCCTGCCGGTCTACATGGCGACCAACTTCGGATTCACCGCCGCACAGGCCAATTCGCTGGGCAACTGGTACTGGATCGCCAGCGCCATCTCGCTGGTGCTGACCGGCATCGTGTCGGACGCGCTGAAGGTGCGCAAACCGTTCATGGTGTTCGGCGCGATCATCAGCATCATCGGCGGCTACGTATTCCTCGGCTACACCGACAAACCCGGCACCGACTACTACACCTTCGCGGTGGTCATGAGCTTCACCGCCATCGGCAGCGGCATCGCGTACTCGACCTGGATGGCCAGCTTCACCGAGACCGTGGAGAAGCGCAATCCGGCGGCCACGGCGGTCGGGCTCGCGGTGTGGGGTGGTGTGCTGCGCACCGTGGTCACCTTCGTGCTGCTGGGTCTGCTGTTCGTGGTGACGGCGGCGGGCACGCTGGTCAATTACGGGCCGCGCCTGCAGACCATCAACGCCAAATACCACGACGAGATCGCCACTATCCAGACCGTGGGCGCGGACACTCTCACCGCGCTGGGCAAGAATCCGAACGACGAGGCGGCGCAGGTCGCGGCGCTGGTGAAACTGACCGGTGACGCGCCCGCGGACGTGAAGACCACCGTCGAGCTGAACGCGAAGTACCCCGACGAGCTGGCCACCCTGCAGGCGATCGACACGACCGTGCTCGTGAAGCTGCTGACCAATCCGAACGATCCGGCCACGGCGGCGACCGCGGTCGGGCAGGTCGCCAAGAAGTTCAACATCCCGCCCGACCAGGCGGCCGCGCGCATCACAGCGGCCTCGAAGGTGCCGGTGGACCAGCTGGCCGTGGCCTCGCAGACCGGCCCGGGCCTGACCGCCGCGAGCGCGAAACTCAAAGCGGTGAGCGCCATTCCGGCGGATGACCTGGCCTACCTGTCGGCGCACGGCAAGGATGTGCAGCGGGCCCAGGCGGATTCGCCCAAACAGTGGAAGCGCTGGTGGTGGATCTGCCTGATCGCGCAGATCTGCTTCATCCCGTTCGTGTTCATCATGGCCGGGCACTGGAGCCCGCGGAAGGCGGCCGAGGAAGCGGCCGAACACGATGCGGCCGTGCAGCGGGAACTGGAGACGATGTCGGTGCAGCCCATGGTGGCCAGCCGCGAATGA
- a CDS encoding YncE family protein, giving the protein MTGSVTRLTVSQLGARTRLAQGGQGFVYTAPGIAMRQVSGMVYKEYLATLRPRVDVAVLESMPEFLARLPDGMELLSRAAWPCRLVEDAPGRVSGFVMPSIPGHFSVEMQLSAGMSRSLASVQLLLNGEEFLANRRIGLTDRLRYQLLLDAARTLDFFHGHDITVGDLSPKNLYFSLSPPQVYFIECDAMAVAGRSVLEQMETPDWQIVVGHPGEEKATVASDSYKLGLLALRLLVSDQVTTDSRRLPLAVPALVRTLIRAAIDEGPSGRPKPADWHDALGAAAATATTTLPRKPKPAPPQQYPRQGLATQPRPTPTWQAPAAPPRPPAFPPPGSGPPPGWPGPLPPPGLGTGTGPRFSGRQLFALVAVAVVGLVIAVLLWGTPEPPSPGSGRPTTVGPGITRTPETSPANSVAVGKSPNGVAIDPGAHLAYVANSVGNSVSVIDMASKAVAATIAVGKSPSALAVDTDAHTLYVTDQDDNTLSVIDTNTRAVVATVPVGKNPSGVAVDFGAHVAYVANLGENSVSVLDATTRTVTATLSGLKGAIAVAVDPGSHRAYVADRDSNSVSVLDPATHAVTATITVGKGPFSLAVDPLSHNVFVTNINDRTLSVIAGATGAVTPVTVGPHSLNSVAVDSATHTVYATDSGFGEFAVYVIDANAHTVTTTIPVARTPRGIAVDPATHNAYVTIDNFDAVTVIAR; this is encoded by the coding sequence ATGACCGGATCGGTGACCCGGTTGACGGTGTCGCAACTGGGCGCCCGCACCCGGTTGGCGCAGGGCGGACAGGGTTTCGTCTACACCGCGCCGGGGATCGCCATGCGCCAGGTCTCCGGCATGGTCTACAAGGAGTACCTCGCCACGCTACGGCCGCGCGTGGACGTGGCGGTCCTGGAATCGATGCCGGAGTTCCTGGCGCGACTTCCCGACGGGATGGAATTGCTGTCGCGGGCGGCATGGCCGTGCCGATTGGTCGAGGACGCGCCCGGCCGGGTCTCGGGGTTCGTCATGCCGAGCATTCCGGGGCATTTCTCCGTCGAAATGCAGTTGTCCGCCGGGATGAGCCGGAGTCTCGCCTCGGTTCAGCTATTGCTCAACGGGGAGGAATTTCTGGCGAACAGGCGAATAGGGTTGACGGATCGACTCCGCTATCAACTTCTCCTCGATGCCGCGCGGACATTGGATTTCTTTCACGGCCACGACATCACCGTCGGAGATCTCTCGCCGAAGAATCTGTACTTCTCGCTGTCGCCGCCGCAGGTGTATTTCATCGAGTGCGATGCCATGGCGGTCGCGGGGCGTTCGGTGTTGGAGCAGATGGAGACGCCGGACTGGCAGATAGTCGTCGGGCATCCCGGGGAGGAGAAGGCGACGGTTGCCAGCGACAGTTACAAACTCGGTCTGCTCGCCTTGCGATTGCTGGTCAGCGATCAGGTGACCACGGACTCGCGGCGGCTGCCGCTGGCCGTGCCCGCGCTGGTGCGCACGCTGATCCGCGCCGCCATCGACGAGGGACCGTCGGGCCGGCCGAAGCCCGCGGACTGGCACGACGCCCTCGGCGCGGCGGCGGCCACCGCCACGACGACGTTGCCACGAAAGCCGAAACCCGCACCACCGCAACAATATCCGCGGCAAGGGCTCGCGACGCAACCACGCCCGACGCCGACGTGGCAGGCGCCCGCGGCACCGCCGCGCCCGCCCGCCTTCCCGCCGCCGGGTTCGGGTCCACCTCCCGGATGGCCCGGGCCGCTGCCTCCACCCGGCCTCGGCACGGGCACGGGGCCGCGGTTCTCGGGAAGACAGCTGTTCGCACTGGTGGCAGTGGCGGTCGTCGGGCTGGTCATTGCCGTCCTCCTCTGGGGGACGCCGGAACCCCCTAGCCCGGGCAGTGGTCGGCCGACGACCGTCGGACCCGGAATTACCCGGACCCCCGAGACGAGTCCGGCGAATTCCGTCGCGGTCGGGAAGTCGCCGAACGGCGTCGCCATCGATCCCGGCGCGCACCTGGCGTATGTGGCCAATTCCGTCGGCAATTCGGTGTCGGTGATCGATATGGCGTCGAAGGCCGTCGCAGCGACCATCGCCGTCGGAAAGTCTCCGTCCGCGCTGGCCGTCGACACCGACGCCCACACCCTGTACGTGACCGATCAGGACGACAACACGCTCTCGGTGATCGATACGAACACTCGCGCGGTCGTCGCGACCGTCCCGGTCGGGAAGAATCCGTCCGGCGTCGCGGTCGACTTCGGCGCACACGTCGCCTATGTGGCCAACCTGGGCGAGAACTCGGTCTCGGTGCTGGATGCCACGACCCGAACGGTCACCGCGACCCTGTCCGGGTTGAAGGGTGCGATCGCGGTCGCCGTGGATCCCGGCAGTCATCGGGCCTATGTGGCCGACCGGGACAGCAACTCGGTATCGGTGCTCGATCCGGCCACGCACGCGGTCACCGCGACGATCACGGTGGGAAAGGGGCCGTTCTCCCTCGCCGTGGATCCCTTGTCGCACAACGTCTTCGTCACCAATATCAACGATCGGACGCTGTCGGTGATCGCGGGTGCGACCGGAGCGGTCACCCCGGTGACCGTCGGACCGCATTCGCTCAACAGCGTGGCCGTCGACTCCGCCACGCATACGGTGTACGCCACCGACTCGGGGTTCGGCGAATTCGCGGTCTACGTCATCGACGCCAACGCCCACACGGTGACCACCACGATCCCGGTCGCGCGAACACCCCGGGGGATCGCCGTCGACCCCGCCACCCACAACGCCTACGTCACCATCGACAACTTCGACGCGGTGACGGTGATCGCCCGATAG